The Lycium barbarum isolate Lr01 chromosome 10, ASM1917538v2, whole genome shotgun sequence genome includes a region encoding these proteins:
- the LOC132612907 gene encoding uncharacterized protein LOC132612907 — translation MIRKGPKPIPNVDTKDRTTNFDKESFDITKEQEEVIVTNARAISLLYCAVSGEEYGNISKCETAKEMWDKLKVTYEGTTKVRENKIDALQHEYEAFMMKDDENIEGMFARLSKIICELKSLEVTYTNSQQVRKLVRSLPKPNWETKAIVLKDRNLDVTYDKLRGNLMTFEKNHINRHQKEEKKKVVAFKTQVEEFDDDFKEEEVAMISRSVVKAMRRSRNNRRGSSNFRRGPPKTIKSKELLAVGLKMSETQELLDQTLADLNKVFDEYRKLQREKKDWELKLEVAEIERDLRQEEI, via the exons ATGATTAGAAAAGGACCAAAGCCTATTCCAAATGTTGATACAAAGGATCGAACGACAAACTTTGATAAGGAATCATTTGACATCACTAAGGAACAAGAAGAGGTGATTGTAACAAATGCTAGAGCCATAAGCTTACTCTACTGTGCAGTTAGTGGTGAAGAGTATGGAAATATATCTAAATGTGAGACTGCAAAAGAAATGTGGGACAAGCTGAAGGTTACATATGAAGGAACTACTAAGGTTCGAGAAAACAAAATTGATGCTTTACAACATGAATATGAAGCATTCATGATGAAAGATGATGAAAACATTGAAGGAATGTTTGCTAGACTCAGCAAGATTATTTGTGAACTGAAGTCCTTAGAAGTCACATACACAAATTCTCAACAAGTAAGAAAGCTTGTCAGGAGTCTTCCAAAACCAAATTGGGAAACCAAGGCTATTGTACTCAAAGATAGAAATTTGGACGTCACTTATGATAAACTCAGGGGAAATCTAATGACCTTTGAAAAAAATCATATTAATAGACatcaaaaggaagaaaagaagaagGTAGTTGCCTTCAAAACTCAAGTTGAAGAATTTGATGATGACTTCAAGGAAGAGGAGGTGGCTATGATATCCAGATCTGTTGTGAAGGCTATGAGAAGATCAAGAAACAACAGAAGGGGAAGCTCAAATTTTCGCAGAG GCCCTCCAAAAACTATCAAAAGCAAAGAGCTTTTAGCAGTTGGACTGAAGATGAG TGAAACTCAAGAATTGCTTGATCAAACTCTAGCAGATTTAAATAAAGTTTTTGATGAATATAGGAAACttcaaagagaaaagaaagactGGGAACTTAAGCTAGAAGTAGCTGAAATAGAAAGGGATCTTCGTCAAGAAGAAATTTAG